In a genomic window of Streptomyces katrae:
- a CDS encoding DUF3000 domain-containing protein, whose product MAAAQGRFSDGADGMDGAKESSVPLPFRRAVDGMRKARLRPGIEIDPTKPPQRLAPYAYALEAAVVDGEEDLADGRLILLHDPAGHDAWQGTFRLVTLVRAELEPEMAADPLLPEVCWSWLTGALEARGLAYGEPSGTVTMASSHYFGGLGERRPATQIEIRASWTPREGVGGVPDTSAHLASWCELLCQIAGLPPLGPAEGAPGVVSLPQRRGPHHP is encoded by the coding sequence ATGGCTGCGGCTCAGGGACGATTTTCAGATGGCGCTGACGGTATGGACGGCGCGAAGGAGAGCTCGGTCCCGCTCCCGTTCCGACGGGCGGTCGACGGCATGCGCAAGGCCCGGCTGCGGCCCGGCATCGAGATCGACCCCACGAAACCGCCCCAGCGGCTGGCCCCGTACGCGTACGCGCTGGAGGCCGCGGTCGTGGACGGGGAGGAGGACCTGGCCGACGGCCGGCTGATCCTGCTCCACGATCCGGCCGGGCACGACGCCTGGCAGGGCACCTTCCGGCTGGTGACGCTGGTACGGGCGGAGCTGGAGCCGGAGATGGCGGCGGACCCGCTGCTGCCGGAGGTGTGCTGGTCCTGGCTGACCGGGGCGCTGGAGGCGCGCGGGCTGGCGTACGGGGAGCCCAGCGGGACCGTGACCATGGCGAGCTCGCACTACTTCGGCGGGCTCGGGGAGCGGCGGCCGGCGACGCAGATCGAGATCAGGGCCTCGTGGACCCCCCGGGAGGGGGTCGGCGGGGTGCCGGACACCTCCGCGCACCTGGCGTCCTGGTGCGAGCTGCTGTGCCAGATCGCGGGGCTGCCTCCGCTGGGTCCGGCGGAGGGGGCGCCGGGCGTGGTGTCCCTGCCACAGCGGCGCGGTCCGCACCACCCGTAG
- a CDS encoding DUF4349 domain-containing protein, which translates to MHTLSRQHRAAAALAGLSLAGGLVLTGCSAGGGTASSGDRAAAAAPREGAQGKPGAGAAAAPAAPDAKGQPQAPVRPNVIRTGKLGIETAEPQKVIAAARTAAEGAGGYVGAETTDRGDDGRITSTLTLRVPGDRFDAVIASLEGSGKLLNRKVEAQDVTEKVADVDSRVKSQQASVARVREMMEKASALSDVVMLESELSRRQSDLESLLAQQNALKDQTSMGTLTVSVSQPDPAPVEKEKKEREPGMGDALAGGWKVFARLVGYLGLALAAVLPFALAAALLAFGFRLYRRLRPAKPKTGLRRTLVPRQAAAPVPDPAADGRDGED; encoded by the coding sequence ATGCACACGCTCAGCAGACAGCACCGCGCGGCGGCGGCCCTGGCCGGCCTGTCCCTGGCCGGGGGCCTCGTGCTCACCGGCTGCAGCGCCGGCGGGGGGACGGCCTCCTCCGGAGACCGGGCGGCCGCGGCGGCCCCCCGCGAGGGCGCGCAGGGCAAGCCGGGGGCCGGGGCGGCCGCCGCCCCGGCGGCCCCGGACGCCAAGGGGCAGCCGCAGGCTCCCGTCCGGCCGAACGTCATCCGTACGGGGAAGCTGGGCATCGAGACGGCCGAACCGCAGAAGGTCATCGCGGCGGCCCGGACGGCCGCCGAGGGCGCGGGCGGTTACGTGGGCGCCGAGACCACCGACCGCGGCGACGACGGGCGGATCACCTCCACCCTGACCCTGCGGGTGCCCGGGGACCGCTTCGACGCGGTGATCGCCTCCCTGGAGGGCAGCGGGAAGCTGCTGAACCGGAAGGTGGAGGCGCAGGACGTCACCGAGAAGGTCGCCGACGTCGACAGCCGGGTGAAGTCGCAGCAGGCCAGCGTGGCGCGGGTGCGGGAGATGATGGAGAAGGCCTCCGCCCTCAGTGACGTGGTCATGCTGGAGAGCGAGCTGAGCCGGCGCCAGTCGGACCTGGAGTCCCTGCTGGCCCAGCAGAACGCGCTGAAGGACCAGACCTCGATGGGCACGCTCACGGTGTCGGTCTCGCAGCCCGATCCGGCCCCGGTGGAGAAGGAGAAGAAGGAGCGGGAGCCCGGCATGGGCGATGCCCTGGCCGGAGGCTGGAAGGTGTTCGCGCGCCTCGTCGGGTACCTCGGGCTCGCGCTCGCGGCGGTGCTGCCCTTCGCCCTCGCGGCCGCCCTGCTGGCCTTCGGGTTCCGCCTCTACCGCAGGCTGCGTCCGGCGAAGCCGAAGACGGGCCTGCGGCGGACCCTGGTGCCCCGTCAGGCCGCGGCCCCGGTCCCGGACCCGGCGGCCGACGGGCGCGACGGCGAGGACTGA
- a CDS encoding 3-hydroxyacyl-CoA dehydrogenase NAD-binding domain-containing protein, whose amino-acid sequence MSTTAELLKGAAELFPDEVVTSAHVRHLDLPFGAGRFALVTLDNGFDHTKPTTFGPQSLANLNAAIDQVEQEATAGTIVGAGITGKPFIFAVGADLKGVELLKKHDEALAIGKGGHDVFKRLSALAVPTFAYYNGAAMGGGVEVGLHCSYRTVSKAIPAFSLPEVFLGLVPGWGGCAILPNLIGAERAVSVIIENSLNQNRQLKGKQVFELGIADAIFEGADFLEQSLIWTAKVLKGETEVVRAEVERGEAWDAAVAKGRAIADSKVHGAAPAAYRALDIIAAAKDGDLQAGFDAEDKALADLIMGGELRSGIYAFNLVQKRGKRPAGAPDKSLARPVSKVGVVGAGLMASQLALLFLRRLEVPVVLTDIDQERVDKGVGYVHAEIQKLLGKGRINQDKANRLTALVTGVLDKAEGFADADFIIEAVFEEMSVKQKVFAEVEAVAPAHAILATNTSSLSVSEMASKLQHPERVVGFHFFNPVAVLPLLEIVRGEKTDDASLATAFGVAKKLKKTAVLTKDAPAFVVNRILTRFMGEIQNVIDEGTPVATAEKAIEPLGLPMSPLVLLELVGPAIGLHVSETLNRSFPERFTVSPNLKRVVEAGKRGFYVYSAENGFKPELDPEVAALLVQGDSVLTEEQVRDRVLDAVAQEIGLMLEEGVVAEAQDIDLCLITGAGWPFHLGGITPYLDREGVSERVNGKKFLAPGVASVPA is encoded by the coding sequence GTGAGCACCACCGCCGAGCTCCTGAAGGGCGCCGCCGAGCTGTTCCCGGACGAGGTCGTCACGTCCGCGCACGTCCGCCACCTGGACCTGCCGTTCGGCGCCGGGCGCTTCGCGCTCGTCACGCTGGACAACGGCTTCGACCACACCAAGCCGACCACCTTCGGCCCGCAGTCCCTGGCCAACCTGAACGCGGCCATCGACCAGGTCGAGCAGGAGGCCACCGCCGGCACCATCGTCGGCGCGGGCATCACCGGCAAGCCGTTCATCTTCGCCGTCGGCGCCGACCTCAAGGGCGTCGAGCTGCTGAAGAAGCACGACGAGGCCCTCGCCATCGGCAAGGGCGGCCACGACGTCTTCAAGCGCCTCTCGGCGCTGGCCGTCCCCACCTTCGCGTACTACAACGGCGCGGCGATGGGCGGCGGTGTCGAGGTCGGCCTGCACTGCTCGTACCGCACCGTCTCGAAGGCCATCCCGGCCTTCTCGCTGCCCGAGGTCTTCCTCGGCCTGGTTCCGGGCTGGGGCGGCTGCGCCATCCTCCCGAACCTGATCGGCGCGGAGCGCGCGGTCTCGGTCATCATCGAGAACTCGCTCAACCAGAACCGTCAGCTGAAGGGCAAGCAGGTCTTCGAGCTCGGCATCGCCGACGCGATCTTCGAGGGCGCCGACTTCCTGGAGCAGTCCCTGATCTGGACCGCGAAGGTCCTGAAGGGCGAGACCGAGGTCGTACGCGCCGAGGTCGAGCGCGGCGAGGCCTGGGACGCGGCCGTCGCCAAGGGCCGCGCCATCGCGGACTCCAAGGTGCACGGCGCCGCTCCGGCCGCCTACCGCGCGCTGGACATCATCGCCGCGGCCAAGGACGGCGACCTCCAGGCCGGCTTCGACGCCGAGGACAAGGCCCTGGCCGACCTCATCATGGGCGGCGAGCTGCGCTCGGGCATCTACGCCTTCAACCTGGTCCAGAAGCGCGGCAAGCGCCCGGCCGGTGCCCCGGACAAGTCCCTGGCCCGTCCGGTCAGCAAGGTCGGCGTCGTCGGCGCGGGCCTGATGGCCTCGCAGCTGGCGCTGCTGTTCCTGCGCCGCCTGGAGGTGCCGGTGGTCCTCACCGACATCGACCAGGAGCGCGTGGACAAGGGCGTGGGCTACGTGCACGCCGAGATCCAGAAGCTGCTCGGCAAGGGCCGCATCAACCAGGACAAGGCCAACCGCCTGACCGCCCTGGTGACCGGTGTCCTGGACAAGGCCGAGGGCTTCGCGGACGCGGACTTCATCATCGAGGCCGTGTTCGAGGAGATGTCCGTCAAGCAGAAGGTGTTCGCGGAGGTCGAGGCGGTCGCCCCGGCGCACGCGATCCTCGCCACCAACACCTCCTCGCTGTCGGTGTCGGAGATGGCCTCCAAGCTCCAGCACCCGGAGCGCGTGGTCGGCTTCCACTTCTTCAACCCGGTCGCGGTCCTCCCGCTGCTGGAGATCGTCCGCGGCGAGAAGACCGACGACGCCTCGCTGGCCACGGCCTTCGGCGTCGCCAAGAAGCTGAAGAAGACGGCCGTGCTCACGAAGGACGCCCCGGCGTTCGTCGTGAACCGCATCCTGACCCGCTTCATGGGCGAGATCCAGAACGTCATCGACGAGGGCACCCCGGTGGCCACCGCCGAGAAGGCCATCGAGCCGCTCGGCCTGCCGATGTCGCCGCTGGTGCTGCTGGAGCTCGTCGGTCCGGCGATCGGCCTGCACGTCTCCGAGACGCTGAACCGTTCCTTCCCGGAGCGCTTCACCGTCTCCCCGAACCTCAAGCGGGTCGTCGAGGCGGGCAAGCGCGGCTTCTACGTCTACTCCGCGGAGAACGGCTTCAAGCCGGAGCTGGACCCCGAGGTCGCCGCCCTCCTGGTGCAGGGCGACTCCGTCCTGACGGAGGAGCAGGTCCGCGACCGCGTCCTGGACGCGGTGGCGCAGGAGATCGGCCTGATGCTGGAGGAAGGTGTCGTGGCCGAGGCCCAGGACATCGACCTCTGCCTCATCACCGGTGCGGGCTGGCCCTTCCACCTGGGCGGCATCACCCCGTACCTGGACCGTGAGGGCGTCTCGGAGCGGGTGAACGGCAAGAAGTTCCTCGCCCCGGGCGTCGCCAGCGTTCCGGCGTAA
- a CDS encoding HRDC domain-containing protein: MTDAQETAAHLRTTTGGGPPDEEVSSDGLPIPLLEPREGIPPVVADAGALARVVAAFAAGTGPVAVDAERASGYRYGQRAYLVQLRREGAGSALIDPVGCPDLSALGEALSGTEWILHAATQDLPCLREIGMAPTTLFDTELAGRLAGFPRVGLGAMVEGVLGYQLEKGHSAVDWSTRPLPEPWLRYAALDVELLVDLRDALEKELDRQGKLEWARQEFDAIASAPPAPPRKDPWRRTSGMHKVRRRRQMAVVRELWEARDRIAQRRDVSPGKVLGDAAIVEAALAVPANVQALSALPGYGQRMGRRQLDQWMAAVDRAKALPESELPQPGAAPSGPPPPRSWADKDPAAAARLSAARAAVSELAEGLNLPQENLITPDTVRRLCWEPPRHADAGSVAEALAGYGARPWQVEQVTPALVAALAAKTG; the protein is encoded by the coding sequence GTGACCGACGCCCAAGAGACCGCAGCACACCTGCGCACCACCACCGGGGGCGGCCCCCCGGACGAAGAGGTTTCGTCCGATGGGCTGCCGATTCCTTTGCTGGAGCCCCGCGAGGGCATCCCGCCCGTCGTGGCCGACGCCGGGGCGCTCGCCCGGGTCGTGGCCGCCTTCGCGGCGGGCACCGGCCCCGTCGCCGTCGACGCCGAGCGCGCCTCCGGGTACCGCTACGGCCAGCGCGCCTACCTGGTGCAGCTGCGCCGCGAGGGCGCGGGCTCCGCGCTGATCGACCCGGTCGGCTGCCCGGACCTCTCCGCCCTGGGCGAGGCCCTGTCCGGCACGGAATGGATCCTGCACGCCGCCACCCAGGACCTGCCCTGCCTGCGGGAAATAGGCATGGCCCCCACCACCCTGTTCGACACCGAGCTGGCGGGCCGGCTGGCCGGCTTCCCCCGGGTCGGGCTCGGGGCGATGGTCGAGGGCGTCCTCGGCTACCAGCTGGAGAAGGGGCACTCCGCCGTCGACTGGTCCACCCGCCCGCTGCCCGAGCCCTGGCTGCGCTACGCCGCGCTGGACGTGGAGCTGCTGGTGGACCTGCGGGACGCGCTGGAGAAGGAGCTGGACCGGCAGGGCAAGCTGGAGTGGGCCCGCCAGGAGTTCGACGCCATCGCCTCCGCCCCGCCCGCCCCGCCGCGCAAGGACCCGTGGCGCCGCACCTCCGGCATGCACAAGGTGCGCCGCCGCCGCCAGATGGCGGTGGTGCGGGAGCTGTGGGAGGCCCGCGACCGGATCGCGCAGCGCCGTGACGTGTCCCCGGGCAAGGTGCTGGGCGACGCGGCGATCGTGGAGGCGGCCCTGGCCGTCCCGGCGAACGTGCAGGCGCTGTCGGCCCTGCCCGGCTACGGGCAGCGGATGGGCCGGCGCCAGCTGGACCAGTGGATGGCCGCCGTGGACCGGGCGAAGGCCCTGCCCGAGAGCGAGCTGCCGCAGCCCGGCGCGGCCCCCTCGGGCCCGCCGCCGCCGCGTTCCTGGGCGGACAAGGACCCGGCGGCCGCGGCCCGGCTCTCCGCGGCCCGTGCGGCCGTGTCGGAGCTGGCCGAGGGGCTGAACCTGCCCCAGGAGAACCTGATCACCCCGGACACCGTCCGCCGCCTGTGCTGGGAGCCGCCCCGGCACGCCGACGCGGGCTCGGTGGCCGAGGCCCTGGCGGGCTACGGCGCCCGCCCGTGGCAGGTCGAGCAGGTCACCCCGGCCCTGGTGGCGGCCCTCGCCGCGAAGACCGGCTGA
- a CDS encoding thiolase family protein → MPRTVRDVVFVDGVRTPFGKAGPKGIYHETRADDLVVKAIRELLRRNPDLDPKKIDEVAIAATTQIGDQGLTLGRTAGILAGLPQSVPGYSIDRMCAGALTAVTAVAGGVAFGAYDVALAGGVEHMGRHPMGEGVDPNPRFVSEKLVDESALFMGMTAENLHDRYPTITKLRADEYAVRSQEKAAKAYADGKIQQDLVPISVRNTNAEVGETGWGLVTSDEPMRPGTTLENLANLKTPFRTHGRVTAGNAAGLNDGATAAIIASEDFARENNLPVKMRLVSYAFAGVEPEVMGYGPIPATEKALAQAGLSIEDIGLFEINEAFAVQVLAFLEHYGIADDDARVNQYGGAIAFGHPLASSGVRLMTQLARQFEEQPHVRYGLTTMCVGFGMGATVIWENPNFDAEGDSK, encoded by the coding sequence GTGCCTCGTACCGTCAGGGACGTCGTCTTCGTCGACGGCGTCCGCACCCCGTTCGGCAAGGCGGGCCCGAAGGGCATCTACCACGAGACCCGCGCCGACGACCTCGTCGTGAAGGCGATCCGGGAGCTGCTGCGCCGCAACCCGGACCTGGACCCCAAGAAGATCGACGAGGTCGCCATCGCCGCGACCACGCAGATCGGCGACCAGGGCCTCACGCTGGGCCGCACGGCCGGCATCCTCGCGGGTCTGCCGCAGTCCGTCCCGGGCTACTCCATCGACCGCATGTGCGCCGGCGCGCTGACCGCCGTGACCGCCGTCGCGGGCGGTGTGGCCTTCGGTGCGTACGACGTCGCCCTCGCCGGCGGTGTCGAGCACATGGGCCGCCACCCCATGGGCGAGGGCGTCGACCCGAACCCGCGCTTCGTCTCCGAGAAGCTGGTCGACGAGTCCGCCCTCTTCATGGGCATGACCGCCGAGAACCTGCACGACCGGTACCCGACGATCACCAAGCTCCGCGCCGACGAGTACGCCGTGCGCTCGCAGGAGAAGGCCGCCAAGGCGTACGCCGACGGCAAGATCCAGCAGGACCTGGTCCCGATCTCGGTGCGCAACACCAACGCGGAGGTCGGTGAGACGGGCTGGGGCCTGGTCACCTCCGACGAGCCGATGCGCCCGGGCACCACGCTGGAGAACCTGGCGAACCTGAAGACCCCGTTCCGTACGCACGGCCGGGTCACCGCGGGCAACGCCGCCGGTCTCAACGACGGTGCCACCGCCGCGATCATCGCGTCCGAGGACTTCGCCCGCGAGAACAACCTCCCGGTCAAGATGCGCCTCGTCTCCTACGCCTTCGCGGGCGTGGAGCCGGAGGTCATGGGCTACGGCCCGATCCCGGCCACCGAGAAGGCCCTCGCCCAGGCGGGCCTGTCCATCGAGGACATCGGCCTGTTCGAGATCAACGAGGCCTTCGCCGTCCAGGTCCTCGCGTTCCTGGAGCACTACGGCATCGCCGACGACGACGCCCGCGTGAACCAGTACGGCGGCGCGATCGCCTTCGGCCACCCGCTGGCCTCCTCCGGCGTCCGCCTGATGACGCAGCTGGCCCGCCAGTTCGAGGAGCAGCCGCACGTCCGCTACGGCCTGACCACCATGTGCGTCGGCTTCGGCATGGGCGCCACGGTCATCTGGGAGAACCCGAACTTCGACGCCGAGGGAGACTCCAAGTGA
- a CDS encoding alpha/beta fold hydrolase, whose translation MAAPVLTDYHVDHTSTNPANAGAPVKLFVRRRNGTPTGQPSRPVLMLHGRSVPALAGFDLPYKKYSWAEELAKAKFDVFVMELQGSGLSTRPMMDDPKNVSPAPAQRQLLVPHPDASVYLGPVDYAAQLNNSQSDWDEVDKVVDFILGQTGAAEVDLIGWSAAAQQLGPYAIQHPAKVRSLFLLAPIFPPQGRASKPGTDFGAPVPLPVSTPPAAFGYPMTVGTKAGLDLAWGKDLKCPDQREPGIVDEVWKAIMAADPVGATWGGPAGPPQGLNRIRNSYWWGWNATTVPLHGVLGGSVPVCIVYGENDTIVNTSSDLGLLYFSVPELYRRIPGPDKLMFRIACAGHQAPWERVANDLHTMSEHWLKLGKVEGATTGSYYRDEDGALTPLE comes from the coding sequence ATGGCGGCACCCGTCCTCACGGACTACCACGTGGACCACACCTCGACCAACCCGGCGAACGCCGGCGCCCCCGTCAAGCTCTTCGTGCGCAGGCGCAACGGCACACCCACGGGCCAACCGAGCAGGCCCGTGCTGATGCTGCACGGCAGGAGCGTCCCCGCCCTGGCCGGCTTCGACCTGCCGTACAAGAAGTACAGCTGGGCCGAGGAGCTGGCGAAGGCGAAGTTCGATGTCTTCGTGATGGAACTCCAGGGCTCCGGGCTGTCGACCCGCCCGATGATGGACGACCCGAAGAACGTCAGCCCCGCACCCGCGCAGCGGCAGCTCCTCGTGCCCCACCCCGATGCGAGCGTGTACCTGGGCCCGGTGGACTACGCCGCCCAGCTCAACAACTCCCAGAGCGACTGGGACGAGGTCGACAAGGTGGTCGACTTCATCCTCGGCCAGACGGGCGCCGCCGAAGTGGACCTCATCGGCTGGTCGGCCGCCGCCCAGCAGCTCGGGCCCTACGCCATCCAGCACCCCGCCAAGGTGCGCAGCCTCTTCCTGCTGGCGCCGATCTTTCCGCCGCAGGGCAGGGCGAGCAAGCCCGGAACCGACTTCGGAGCGCCGGTGCCGCTGCCCGTCTCCACTCCGCCGGCGGCCTTCGGCTACCCGATGACCGTCGGCACGAAGGCCGGCCTCGACCTGGCGTGGGGCAAGGACCTGAAGTGCCCTGACCAGCGTGAGCCCGGCATCGTCGACGAGGTGTGGAAGGCGATCATGGCCGCCGACCCGGTCGGTGCCACCTGGGGAGGCCCTGCAGGGCCCCCTCAGGGGCTCAACCGCATCCGGAACTCGTACTGGTGGGGCTGGAATGCCACCACCGTGCCGCTGCACGGGGTCCTCGGCGGATCGGTTCCCGTGTGCATCGTGTACGGGGAGAACGACACGATCGTGAACACCTCGTCCGACCTGGGCCTGCTGTACTTCTCGGTCCCCGAGCTCTACCGGCGGATCCCCGGGCCGGACAAGCTGATGTTCCGGATCGCCTGCGCGGGGCACCAGGCCCCCTGGGAGCGCGTGGCGAACGACCTCCACACCATGTCGGAGCACTGGCTCAAGCTCGGCAAGGTCGAGGGCGCGACCACCGGCAGCTACTACAGGGACGAGGACGGGGCCCTCACTCCCCTGGAGTGA
- a CDS encoding FAD-dependent oxidoreductase: protein MAAERLVVIGGDAAGMSAASQARRLRGPGELEIVAFERGHFTSYSACGIPYWVGGQVAGRDELIARTPEEHRARDIDLRTRTEVLELDLPGRRVRARDLDGGTESWTGWDKLVLATGARPVRPKLPGIGAHGVYGVQSLDDGQRLMDGLERTRGRRAVVVGAGYIGVEMAEALVNRGYEVTVLHRGPQPMATLDPDMGGLVHSAMNAMGIVTVSGAEVVKVLEDEEGRARAVATASGEEYPADVVVLGIGVEPRTALAREAGLPLGESGGLLTDLSMRVRGHEDVWAGGDCVEVLDLVAGRGRHIPLGTHANKHGQVIGTNVGGGYATFPGVVGTAVSKVCDLEIARTGLREKDALAAGLRFVTATIRSTNTAGYYPGAAEMTVKMLAERRTGRLLGVQIVGGAGSAKRVDVAAVALTAGMTVEQVVSLDLGYAPPFSPVWDPVLVAARKAVSAVRAAGV from the coding sequence ATGGCGGCGGAACGACTGGTGGTGATCGGCGGTGACGCGGCGGGGATGTCCGCCGCGTCCCAGGCCCGGCGGCTCAGGGGCCCCGGGGAACTGGAGATCGTCGCCTTCGAGCGGGGGCACTTCACCTCGTACTCGGCGTGCGGGATCCCGTACTGGGTGGGCGGGCAGGTCGCCGGACGCGACGAGCTGATCGCCCGCACCCCCGAGGAGCACCGCGCCCGGGACATCGACCTGCGCACCCGTACCGAGGTGCTGGAGCTGGACCTGCCGGGCCGCCGGGTCCGCGCCCGGGACCTGGACGGCGGGACCGAGTCGTGGACGGGGTGGGACAAGCTGGTCCTGGCGACCGGCGCCCGCCCCGTCCGGCCGAAGCTGCCCGGGATCGGCGCGCACGGGGTGTACGGCGTCCAGTCCCTGGACGACGGCCAGCGCCTGATGGACGGCCTCGAACGTACGCGGGGCCGCCGGGCGGTCGTGGTGGGCGCGGGCTACATCGGCGTGGAGATGGCCGAGGCGCTGGTCAACCGGGGGTACGAGGTGACGGTCCTGCACCGGGGCCCGCAGCCGATGGCCACGCTGGACCCGGACATGGGCGGGCTGGTGCACAGCGCGATGAACGCCATGGGCATCGTGACCGTCTCCGGCGCCGAGGTGGTGAAGGTCCTCGAAGACGAGGAGGGCCGGGCCCGGGCGGTCGCCACGGCCTCGGGCGAGGAGTACCCGGCGGACGTGGTGGTGCTCGGCATCGGTGTGGAACCCCGTACCGCCCTGGCCCGCGAGGCGGGACTGCCGCTCGGGGAGTCGGGGGGCCTGCTGACGGACCTGTCGATGCGGGTCCGGGGCCACGAGGACGTCTGGGCGGGCGGCGACTGCGTGGAGGTCCTGGACCTGGTGGCGGGCCGGGGCCGGCACATCCCGCTGGGCACGCACGCCAACAAGCACGGCCAGGTCATCGGCACGAACGTGGGCGGCGGCTACGCGACCTTCCCCGGCGTGGTCGGCACGGCGGTGAGCAAGGTCTGCGACCTGGAGATCGCCCGGACGGGGCTGCGCGAGAAGGACGCCCTGGCGGCGGGGCTGCGCTTCGTGACGGCCACGATCCGCTCGACGAACACGGCGGGGTACTACCCCGGGGCGGCGGAGATGACGGTGAAGATGCTGGCGGAGCGGCGCACGGGGCGGCTGCTGGGCGTCCAGATCGTGGGCGGGGCCGGGTCCGCGAAGCGGGTGGACGTCGCGGCGGTGGCCCTGACCGCCGGGATGACGGTGGAGCAGGTGGTGTCCCTGGACCTGGGCTACGCCCCGCCGTTCTCTCCCGTGTGGGACCCGGTACTGGTCGCCGCCCGCAAGGCGGTCTCCGCGGTACGGGCGGCGGGGGTCTGA
- a CDS encoding helix-turn-helix transcriptional regulator, with amino-acid sequence MSVLLEQPASLVAYRPNKPTAMVVVADPRVRSTVTRHLWALGVRDVIEASSIAEARPRVGSPRDICVADVHLPDGSGLTLLSETRAAGWPNGLALSAADDIGAVRNALAGGVKGYVVTGTRTNIGLPTRPGAAPIGAAAARMHRRPPGAPSHPGGYRELSGREVEVLRLVAEGQSNKAIGVSMGLSALTVKSHLARIARKLGTGDRAGMVAVALRTGIIH; translated from the coding sequence GTGTCCGTTCTTCTCGAGCAGCCCGCAAGCCTGGTCGCCTACCGCCCGAACAAGCCGACGGCCATGGTCGTCGTGGCCGACCCGCGCGTCCGTTCCACCGTGACCCGCCATCTGTGGGCCCTCGGAGTCCGCGACGTGATCGAGGCGTCGTCCATCGCGGAGGCCCGCCCCCGCGTCGGCAGCCCGCGCGACATCTGCGTGGCCGACGTCCACCTGCCCGACGGTTCCGGTCTCACCCTGCTCTCCGAGACCCGCGCCGCCGGCTGGCCGAACGGCCTGGCCCTGTCCGCCGCCGATGACATCGGAGCCGTGCGCAACGCCCTCGCGGGCGGTGTGAAGGGCTACGTGGTCACCGGCACCCGTACCAACATCGGACTCCCCACCCGGCCCGGCGCCGCCCCCATCGGTGCGGCCGCCGCCCGTATGCACCGCCGCCCCCCGGGTGCCCCGAGCCACCCGGGCGGCTACCGCGAGCTGTCCGGCCGCGAGGTCGAGGTCCTGCGCCTCGTCGCGGAGGGGCAGTCCAACAAGGCCATCGGCGTCTCGATGGGCCTGTCCGCCCTGACCGTCAAGTCCCACCTCGCCCGGATCGCCCGCAAGCTCGGCACCGGCGACCGGGCCGGGATGGTCGCCGTCGCGCTGCGGACGGGGATCATCCACTGA
- the hemE gene encoding uroporphyrinogen decarboxylase produces the protein MSANDRPQGQPSQTYDSAFLKACRREPVPHTPVWFMRQAGRSLPEYRKVREGTGMLESCMRPDLVTEITMQPVRRHGVDAAIFFSDIVVPLKAIGVDLDIKPGIGPVVAQPIRRREDLAQLRDLTPEDVAYVTEAIGMLTGELGSTPLIGFAGAPFTLASYLVEGGPSKNHEHTKALMYGDPELWAALLDRLADITSAFLKVQIEAGASAVQLFDSWVGALAPADYRRSVMPASAKVLRSVASYGVPRIHFGVGTGELLGLMGEAGADVVGVDYRVALDEAARRVGPGKALQGNLDPAVLFSTTEAVEAKTDEVLAAAAGLEGHVFNLGHGVLPTTDPDALTRLVDYVHTKTQR, from the coding sequence GTGAGCGCCAACGACCGCCCCCAGGGCCAGCCGAGTCAGACGTACGATTCCGCCTTCCTGAAGGCCTGCCGGCGCGAGCCGGTACCGCACACCCCGGTGTGGTTCATGAGGCAGGCCGGCCGCTCACTCCCCGAATACCGCAAGGTCCGCGAGGGCACCGGCATGCTCGAGTCCTGCATGCGCCCCGACCTGGTCACCGAGATCACCATGCAGCCGGTGCGGCGCCACGGCGTGGACGCGGCGATCTTCTTCTCCGACATCGTCGTGCCGCTGAAGGCCATCGGCGTCGACCTCGACATCAAGCCGGGCATCGGCCCGGTCGTCGCCCAGCCCATCCGCCGCCGCGAGGACCTCGCACAGCTGCGCGACCTCACCCCGGAGGACGTCGCGTACGTCACCGAGGCGATCGGCATGCTCACGGGTGAACTCGGCAGCACGCCGTTGATCGGCTTCGCCGGCGCGCCGTTCACCCTCGCGAGCTACCTCGTCGAGGGCGGCCCGTCCAAGAACCACGAGCACACCAAGGCCCTGATGTACGGGGACCCGGAGCTGTGGGCGGCCCTCCTCGACCGCCTCGCGGACATCACCTCCGCCTTCCTGAAGGTCCAGATCGAGGCCGGCGCCTCCGCGGTCCAGCTCTTCGACTCCTGGGTCGGCGCCCTGGCCCCGGCGGACTACCGCCGCTCGGTCATGCCCGCGTCGGCGAAGGTCCTGCGGTCCGTCGCCTCGTACGGGGTCCCGCGCATCCACTTCGGCGTGGGCACGGGCGAACTGCTCGGCCTGATGGGCGAGGCCGGCGCGGACGTCGTGGGCGTCGACTACCGGGTCGCCCTGGACGAGGCCGCCCGCCGGGTCGGCCCCGGCAAGGCGCTCCAGGGCAACCTGGACCCGGCCGTCCTCTTCTCCACCACGGAGGCCGTCGAGGCCAAGACGGACGAGGTCCTGGCCGCCGCGGCGGGCCTGGAGGGCCACGTCTTCAACCTCGGCCACGGAGTCCTCCCGACGACCGACCCCGACGCGCTGACCCGCCTGGTGGACTACGTCCACACGAAGACGCAGCGCTAG